Proteins encoded together in one Desulforegula conservatrix Mb1Pa window:
- a CDS encoding class I SAM-dependent DNA methyltransferase: MTENNSSMKALSFDEKAHTWDEQPERLVLANAIAEAIKKTAKLSPEMRAFEYGCGTGLLGFLLKPMIGSLIMADASAGMLKVADEKIKRNNIKDTSTLCIDLAQNDLPDMTDLTGTPDQKFDLIFTQMTFHHILDYARVIEKIFEMLNPGGFFCIADLEKEDGSFHEGNETVHDGIDSELLERILIDKGFSVTGRIIAHSMSKNDRDYPIFLITAMKGT; encoded by the coding sequence ATGACAGAAAACAACTCATCCATGAAAGCCTTATCCTTCGATGAGAAAGCACATACCTGGGACGAACAGCCTGAAAGATTGGTGCTTGCAAACGCAATAGCAGAGGCCATAAAAAAAACTGCTAAGCTATCTCCTGAAATGAGAGCCTTTGAATACGGATGCGGAACCGGCTTATTGGGATTTCTCCTTAAGCCCATGATAGGCAGCCTTATAATGGCAGATGCATCAGCAGGGATGCTGAAAGTTGCGGATGAAAAGATCAAAAGGAATAACATCAAAGACACCTCAACTCTGTGCATCGATCTTGCCCAAAATGATCTGCCAGACATGACAGATCTGACTGGCACGCCTGATCAGAAATTTGACTTGATTTTCACGCAGATGACGTTCCATCACATACTCGATTATGCCCGTGTCATAGAAAAAATCTTTGAAATGCTTAATCCGGGCGGCTTTTTTTGTATCGCAGATCTTGAGAAGGAAGACGGCAGCTTCCATGAAGGCAATGAAACTGTCCATGACGGCATTGATTCAGAACTTCTCGAAAGAATTCTCATAGATAAGGGCTTTTCTGTCACAGGAAGAATTATCGCCCACTCAATGTCAAAAAATGACAGGGACTACCCTATTTTCCTGATCACAGCCATGAAAGGAACATGA